Proteins encoded together in one Cyanobacterium stanieri LEGE 03274 window:
- the rbfA gene encoding 30S ribosome-binding factor RbfA: protein MANSRRIEKVSSLIKREVSQMLINGIKDDRVGAGMVSITHVEVSGDLQHAKIFVSIYGTPEAKRETMEGLKACTPFVRRSLGQKISLRHTPEIRFREDASLEKGDQLIQLINRITPPEEEGIDAQEE, encoded by the coding sequence ATGGCTAATAGTCGTCGTATCGAAAAAGTTTCATCCCTCATCAAACGGGAAGTAAGTCAGATGCTCATTAATGGCATCAAAGATGATAGAGTGGGGGCAGGGATGGTAAGTATTACCCATGTAGAGGTGTCAGGAGACTTACAACACGCCAAAATTTTTGTCAGTATCTATGGCACTCCCGAAGCAAAAAGAGAAACCATGGAAGGTTTGAAGGCTTGTACCCCTTTTGTGCGTCGTAGTTTAGGGCAAAAAATTAGTTTACGTCATACCCCTGAAATTCGCTTTAGGGAAGATGCTTCCTTAGAAAAAGGAGATCAACTGATTCAACTGATTAACCGTATTACTCCCCCTGAAGAAGAAGGGATAGACGCTCAAGAGGAGTAG
- a CDS encoding DUF751 family protein: MDGFWENVLRYPRYMVSLILGIFIFLWEQIKPLFKNPVTGIAIFGVLIGIFSFLYFTLEAMLGLSAT, encoded by the coding sequence ATGGATGGTTTTTGGGAAAATGTATTGCGTTACCCTCGCTATATGGTGAGTTTAATTCTAGGAATATTTATTTTTTTGTGGGAACAAATTAAACCTTTATTCAAAAATCCCGTCACGGGAATTGCGATTTTTGGAGTTTTAATAGGTATTTTTTCTTTCCTCTATTTTACCCTAGAAGCCATGTTGGGGCTAAGTGCTACCTAA
- a CDS encoding DUF3134 domain-containing protein encodes MKNPALRKEKRYEPAPVIPLKQEGSILEWLESNNKIMYREEKEEKTNILPVSEDEEISELIEDDDDDDDYEDDADVDDDLL; translated from the coding sequence ATGAAAAATCCTGCACTGCGTAAAGAAAAGCGCTACGAACCAGCGCCTGTAATTCCCTTAAAACAGGAAGGTTCAATTTTGGAGTGGTTGGAAAGCAATAATAAAATTATGTACCGGGAGGAAAAAGAAGAAAAAACCAACATCCTACCAGTATCTGAAGATGAAGAAATCTCTGAATTAATTGAGGATGATGACGACGATGATGATTACGAAGATGATGCAGATGTAGATGATGATCTACTCTAG
- the lptB gene encoding LPS export ABC transporter ATP-binding protein, with product MQLTLKNIHKSYGKRNIVNRVNLKVKQGEIVGLLGPNGAGKTTTFYITTGLIMPNQGQVNLDEQDITPLKLSQRAKLGIGYLTQQASIFRNLTVKENIELVLEQSNLSFRNQQIRLKQLIEDFRLEKVVHTKGSQVSGGERRRTELARALAVGRDGPKFLLLDEPFAGVDPIAVSEIQTIIEDLKNKGMGILITDHNVRETLAITGRSYIMREGQILASGTAEELYKNSLVRQYYLGDNFRI from the coding sequence ATGCAATTAACACTTAAAAACATTCATAAATCCTACGGCAAAAGAAACATCGTCAACCGAGTAAACCTCAAAGTAAAACAAGGAGAAATCGTTGGACTACTAGGCCCTAATGGAGCAGGTAAAACCACCACCTTTTATATCACCACAGGCTTAATCATGCCCAACCAAGGGCAAGTAAACCTAGACGAGCAAGACATCACCCCCCTAAAACTAAGCCAAAGAGCAAAACTAGGCATCGGTTATCTTACCCAACAAGCCAGTATATTTCGCAACCTCACCGTCAAAGAAAACATTGAATTAGTTCTTGAGCAAAGTAACCTTTCTTTTCGTAATCAACAAATTCGACTAAAACAACTGATCGAAGATTTTCGCCTCGAAAAAGTAGTTCACACCAAAGGTTCTCAAGTGTCAGGGGGAGAAAGAAGACGCACCGAACTTGCCCGAGCCTTAGCCGTAGGCAGGGATGGCCCTAAATTTTTATTATTAGACGAACCCTTCGCAGGGGTAGATCCCATTGCCGTCTCAGAAATTCAAACCATTATTGAAGATCTTAAAAATAAAGGTATGGGTATTTTGATTACAGATCATAACGTGAGAGAAACTTTAGCTATTACGGGGCGATCGTATATCATGCGAGAAGGACAAATCCTCGCCTCCGGCACCGCAGAAGAACTTTATAAAAACTCCCTTGTGCGACAATATTACCTAGGAGATAACTTTAGAATTTAA
- a CDS encoding response regulator codes for MSDTNESFKVAIPQFVGTRQAHLFKSLKIPQFTGKLIFTAKNGTQWIFSMYLGRIAYATGGIHPCRRWRRNVLKYAPEALQILESFDVNIFNNKQFISDWEYNLFSLLVQEKILNTATTNKIIRGIIQEILFDLTRAMEVNFDIVENKNPPSPLVFIDTEPIIVEVWQDWQKWLGAKLADRSPNKAPIIRQHGELNRRTSPQTYQIMKKLFNGRNTIRDLHVQLNQDIVSMTKMMNPYFQLGLIELTLTEDIPFPWLVKFKPSSMQEQNKVLCITEQEQVVKDIQNTVIDLDYKLNSFSRGDLAIAFAQQNCPQLIFIDQEISSVNAYDLISKFKKTATLQQIPIILITDDLTKIKPQDYESVGFCDVLIKPLHQPHLLRSLNKNINSNG; via the coding sequence ATGTCGGATACTAATGAGTCTTTTAAAGTCGCCATTCCCCAATTTGTCGGCACCCGACAAGCACACCTATTCAAAAGCCTAAAAATTCCCCAATTTACAGGGAAACTAATTTTTACCGCCAAAAATGGTACTCAATGGATATTTTCCATGTATCTAGGTAGAATTGCTTACGCTACAGGGGGAATTCATCCTTGCCGTAGATGGCGTCGCAATGTTCTTAAATATGCCCCAGAAGCTCTACAGATATTGGAATCCTTTGATGTCAACATTTTTAATAATAAACAGTTTATAAGTGATTGGGAATATAATTTATTCTCCCTCCTTGTCCAAGAAAAAATCTTAAATACTGCTACTACCAATAAAATTATTCGTGGTATTATCCAAGAAATTTTGTTTGATTTAACTAGGGCTATGGAGGTTAACTTTGATATTGTTGAAAATAAAAATCCCCCTTCGCCCCTCGTTTTTATCGATACAGAACCTATTATCGTCGAAGTATGGCAAGATTGGCAAAAATGGCTAGGGGCAAAATTGGCAGATAGATCCCCTAATAAAGCTCCTATCATTCGTCAACATGGGGAGTTAAATCGCAGAACATCTCCCCAAACCTATCAGATTATGAAAAAACTGTTTAATGGGAGAAATACCATCAGGGATTTACACGTTCAGTTAAATCAAGATATTGTTTCCATGACAAAGATGATGAATCCTTATTTTCAGTTAGGCTTGATTGAGTTGACTCTCACTGAGGATATTCCTTTTCCTTGGCTCGTGAAGTTTAAGCCTTCTTCTATGCAAGAGCAAAACAAGGTTTTGTGTATCACAGAACAAGAACAAGTGGTTAAGGATATTCAAAATACAGTCATAGACCTTGATTATAAGTTAAATTCCTTTAGTAGGGGGGACTTGGCGATCGCCTTTGCCCAACAAAATTGCCCCCAACTGATTTTTATTGACCAAGAAATTTCCTCTGTAAATGCCTATGATTTAATTAGTAAATTTAAAAAAACTGCCACCTTACAACAAATACCGATTATATTAATTACTGATGATTTAACTAAAATAAAACCTCAAGATTATGAGTCCGTGGGCTTTTGTGATGTGTTAATTAAGCCATTACACCAACCCCATTTACTGAGAAGCCTCAATAAAAATATTAACTCCAATGGTTAG
- a CDS encoding LptA/OstA family protein → MTPKKYFPLLITTTIISTLLTTLAPNPEKTYPQAQAQNNGRQPITVRSDIQEANSETGVITARGNVYIEFPSRDIQATAAQAQFFSQERRLVLNGNVQVIQDGNSMRAETMTYLIDEGRFIATPQNQRQVESVYLIEQDSP, encoded by the coding sequence ATGACCCCAAAAAAATATTTTCCCCTACTCATCACCACCACCATCATTAGTACCCTACTAACCACCCTCGCCCCCAACCCAGAAAAAACCTATCCCCAAGCCCAAGCCCAAAACAACGGCAGACAACCCATCACCGTAAGATCAGACATACAAGAAGCCAACTCAGAAACAGGAGTTATCACCGCCCGAGGAAACGTCTATATCGAATTTCCCTCCCGTGACATTCAAGCCACCGCAGCCCAAGCCCAATTTTTTAGTCAAGAAAGAAGATTAGTCCTTAACGGTAACGTTCAAGTAATTCAAGACGGTAACAGCATGAGAGCCGAAACCATGACTTATCTTATTGACGAAGGCAGATTCATCGCCACCCCCCAAAATCAAAGACAAGTAGAATCAGTTTATCTCATCGAACAGGATAGCCCCTAA
- a CDS encoding PAP/fibrillin family protein, which produces MNAKINLLGAIARYNGKKKSSDSDKVEILSAIEELEDTNPNPRPMEKKELLNGDWQLLYTSSKSLLGLNNLPLVEVENIYQSIHISTKKIYNIVEIKGLPLLDSVMVVIASLKVESEKKVNVKFERTIVTLKNWLKYLSPEDIIRQVTNKKQMFPLDIKINQALENFTNTDGWLETTYLDDDLRISRGNQGNIFVLSKI; this is translated from the coding sequence ATGAATGCAAAAATTAATTTGTTAGGGGCGATCGCCCGTTATAACGGCAAAAAAAAAAGTTCTGATAGCGACAAAGTGGAGATATTAAGTGCCATTGAAGAATTAGAAGATACAAATCCTAATCCTCGCCCCATGGAAAAAAAAGAACTTCTCAACGGAGATTGGCAACTACTCTACACCTCCAGCAAAAGTCTTTTAGGTTTGAATAACCTTCCCCTAGTAGAAGTCGAAAATATTTATCAATCCATTCATATTTCCACCAAAAAAATTTATAACATAGTGGAAATTAAAGGCTTACCCCTCCTTGACAGTGTGATGGTAGTCATTGCCAGTTTAAAAGTAGAATCAGAAAAAAAAGTAAATGTAAAATTCGAGCGCACCATCGTTACCCTCAAAAATTGGTTAAAATACCTCTCCCCCGAGGATATTATTCGCCAAGTGACTAACAAAAAACAAATGTTTCCCCTCGACATCAAAATTAACCAAGCCCTCGAAAATTTTACCAACACCGACGGTTGGTTAGAAACCACCTATCTTGATGATGATTTACGCATCAGTCGAGGTAATCAAGGGAACATATTCGTTCTTTCCAAAATCTAA